The following proteins come from a genomic window of Elusimicrobiota bacterium:
- a CDS encoding MFS transporter, with translation MLTAVWGRAFRALRHRNYRLFFAGQIVSLVGTWMTSTATVWLVYRLTGSPLLLGVVGFAGQIPAAVLTPVAGVYIDSWNKHRVLIATQVASMLQSFALAAMVFSGLASIPVLVALSVLQGVINAFEMPCRQSIVISLIEDKNDLGNAIALNSSMFNAARLAGPALGGAVIAAVGEGWCYLIDGVSFFAVLVSLLLMRVAPLVAAVPTEGPWARFREGWRYTFHSPPLRSLLLLLAVSSLVGAPYTVLMPVFAKSILGGGPQTLGLLMGAGGAGALVAALTLAARTSVRGLTGWVPRAGAVFGVGLILFSFSRSVPLSVLLIFLAAAGFMIQVAGSNTVLQTIVDDDKRGRVLSLFVLSFLGTAPFGSLFAGAVAERWGAPFALQIGGVCCLVGALWFFRQLPSIRAAIRPIYERLNF, from the coding sequence ATGTTGACCGCCGTGTGGGGCCGGGCGTTCCGCGCCCTGCGCCATCGCAATTACCGTTTGTTTTTCGCCGGGCAAATCGTCTCCCTGGTCGGCACGTGGATGACGAGCACGGCCACGGTGTGGCTCGTCTACCGCCTGACGGGGTCGCCGCTTCTGTTGGGGGTCGTCGGCTTCGCCGGCCAAATTCCGGCGGCGGTGTTGACCCCCGTGGCCGGGGTCTACATCGACTCCTGGAACAAGCACCGCGTGCTGATCGCGACCCAGGTGGCTTCCATGCTGCAATCCTTCGCCTTGGCCGCGATGGTGTTTTCGGGCCTGGCCTCGATCCCGGTTTTGGTCGCGCTGAGCGTTTTGCAAGGCGTCATCAACGCCTTTGAGATGCCCTGCCGCCAATCCATCGTCATTTCCTTGATCGAAGACAAGAACGACCTGGGCAACGCCATCGCCCTCAATTCGTCGATGTTCAACGCCGCCCGGTTGGCGGGGCCGGCCCTGGGCGGCGCGGTCATTGCCGCGGTGGGGGAAGGGTGGTGCTATTTGATCGACGGGGTCAGTTTTTTTGCGGTCTTGGTCTCCCTCTTGTTGATGCGCGTGGCCCCCCTCGTCGCGGCGGTGCCGACGGAGGGTCCCTGGGCGCGGTTCCGGGAAGGGTGGCGTTACACGTTCCATTCGCCCCCCTTGCGGTCGCTCCTGTTGTTGTTGGCGGTCAGCAGTCTGGTGGGCGCGCCTTACACGGTGCTGATGCCCGTGTTCGCTAAATCGATCCTGGGCGGCGGACCGCAAACACTCGGACTCCTTATGGGGGCTGGGGGGGCGGGGGCCCTGGTGGCGGCCTTGACGCTCGCGGCGCGAACCTCCGTGCGGGGCCTCACGGGTTGGGTGCCCCGGGCCGGGGCGGTCTTCGGGGTGGGTTTGATTCTGTTTTCCTTCTCCCGCTCGGTTCCCCTCTCGGTCCTCTTGATATTTTTGGCAGCCGCCGGGTTCATGATCCAAGTGGCGGGCAGCAACACGGTCCTTCAAACCATCGTGGACGACGACAAACGGGGACGCGTGTTGAGCCTGTTCGTCCTTTCGTTTTTGGGCACCGCGCCCTTTGGCAGCTTGTTCGCCGGAGCCGTGGCCGAGCGTTGGGGCGCGCCTTTTGCCTTGCAGATTGGTGGGGTCTGCTGCCTGGTGGGGGCCCTGTGGTTTTTCCGCCAGTTGCCGTCCATTCGAGCCGCCATACGACCCATTTACGAACGATTGAATTTTTAG
- a CDS encoding PEP-CTERM/exosortase system-associated acyltransferase — MIQLGEYTFQIADTDALREALHRLRYQVYVEEYGFEKAADHPDGLEKDALDSHAIPLVALDRKGRVVGTARLIRRSPLGFPALGFADADKRAAYEAPARVAEVSRLAMDKEFRGAALEFRREMDYFFRHLIRSRKTTPPPFFTANNDAVPRRLVVVLGLISVIYETAAANGIDHLIMASERSLWLLLKRFGLPWLPIGPETDYHGRRAPYALIMAKAKEPVGQFRQKIMAALMKQPTAPPPAVQERDLVKGLDFRLGGFQFTAATSGELLDKVYRLRYKSYVQDIKVADPTLFPGERHVDPQDAWAIHGLALDKENNAVGTLRLVLNSQIGFQTLEAASPEQQKKLAASRKIAELSRLALADPYARASADIWSALMSIQIPPFSATTKERPLAPGDRRKGAILLLGLFRLLYRISKRLRLSAWCFMGDPDAVAVYAKHGVVMHEIGPVINEPVGARAAHLVNFHEIEKHLLNFGKIKMVGQELIPQATTPTLRGERE, encoded by the coding sequence ATGATACAACTCGGGGAATACACCTTTCAAATCGCCGACACCGACGCGTTGCGTGAGGCCCTCCACCGCCTGCGCTACCAGGTCTACGTTGAGGAATACGGCTTTGAAAAAGCGGCCGACCACCCCGACGGACTCGAAAAAGACGCCCTCGATTCCCACGCGATCCCGTTGGTCGCCTTGGACCGCAAAGGTCGAGTGGTCGGCACGGCCCGTTTGATTCGTCGTTCGCCCCTGGGCTTTCCGGCCCTGGGGTTTGCGGACGCCGACAAGCGCGCCGCCTACGAGGCCCCGGCGCGGGTCGCCGAGGTCAGCCGTCTCGCCATGGACAAGGAATTCCGGGGCGCGGCGCTCGAATTCCGACGGGAAATGGATTATTTCTTTCGCCATTTGATCCGTTCCCGAAAAACAACCCCGCCGCCCTTCTTCACGGCCAACAACGACGCGGTGCCACGGCGCTTGGTCGTCGTCCTGGGGCTCATCAGCGTGATATACGAAACAGCGGCCGCCAACGGCATCGATCACCTGATCATGGCGAGCGAAAGGTCCCTGTGGCTTCTCCTCAAGCGGTTCGGCTTGCCTTGGCTTCCCATCGGGCCCGAAACCGATTACCACGGACGGCGCGCCCCCTACGCCTTGATCATGGCCAAGGCCAAGGAACCTGTCGGTCAATTCCGTCAGAAAATCATGGCGGCCTTGATGAAACAGCCGACCGCCCCCCCCCCGGCGGTGCAGGAGAGGGACCTTGTCAAAGGTCTTGATTTTCGGTTGGGCGGATTCCAATTCACAGCCGCCACATCAGGCGAACTGTTGGACAAGGTGTATCGTCTCCGATACAAATCCTACGTTCAGGACATCAAGGTCGCCGACCCGACCCTCTTCCCGGGGGAGCGGCACGTCGACCCCCAAGACGCTTGGGCGATCCACGGCTTGGCCCTGGACAAGGAGAACAACGCCGTGGGCACCCTCCGTCTGGTGCTCAATTCCCAGATCGGGTTCCAAACCCTGGAGGCCGCGAGCCCAGAGCAACAAAAAAAGCTGGCCGCCTCCCGAAAAATTGCCGAGTTGTCCCGTTTGGCGTTGGCCGACCCCTACGCCCGGGCCTCGGCCGACATCTGGTCGGCGCTTATGTCAATCCAGATTCCCCCCTTTTCCGCGACGACCAAGGAACGGCCTCTGGCGCCGGGCGACCGTCGAAAAGGGGCGATCCTCCTCCTGGGACTGTTCCGGCTTTTGTACCGCATCAGCAAACGCCTCCGCTTGAGCGCCTGGTGTTTTATGGGCGACCCCGACGCGGTGGCCGTTTACGCCAAACACGGCGTGGTTATGCATGAAATCGGTCCCGTCATCAACGAGCCCGTCGGGGCACGCGCGGCGCACCTGGTGAACTTCCACGAGATTGAGAAACACCTCCTCAACTTCGGAAAAATCAAGATGGTCGGCCAGGAACTGATTCCCCAAGCAACCACACCGACCCTCCGCGGGGAACGTGAGTGA